A window of the Cololabis saira isolate AMF1-May2022 chromosome 19, fColSai1.1, whole genome shotgun sequence genome harbors these coding sequences:
- the LOC133419332 gene encoding neoverrucotoxin subunit alpha-like has product MASPMMEVASLGRPFTLGMLYDAQKDKLLPGITLWDETTLKEKMIQNPQHSSQFQIAASDSFKEKSSLLDVDASLKASFMSGLIEVNGSAKYLNDAKKSHHQSRVTCQYKATTVFKQLTALDSKNIQQIDDSVKTLATHVVTGILYGANAFFVFDSEKLDSSNVQKIEGSMQAVINKIPSFNVEGKVDIKLSEEEKDTANKFTCKFYGDFILESNPANFEDAVKTYIELPKLLGDDGENGVPLKVWMMPLNNFDSSAAEVTPEISPGLTGRAQDLLGGFQDLKMRCNDCLEENNYFPLIHERLSHFQNLCEKYIAGVKEKMAKSLQSLKAGGKDETGFKAAFDGEETSPFSLEKLKKWLEDKEREVSVITSCVEMTEGAKIVRNQAELDRELLDPDVEDVLCFVFTSVETTDPYLQEMSDYLDPLPSTAARDGSPSTKWFFSADVINKMREKAKEFGELHRALKNKSRYRFLIAVISNDKYEGASIYHYRNIVLLSDDFSKPDVTDVENITNKRDLMWYATDLSLDPDTAHPRILLSEGDKKATQGEEQSYPDLPQRYDHYVQVLGRQELTGRHYWEVEWSVTYKKGVDVGVTYGGPPCKGGSVMCCVGYNDMSWSFGHRFEQGFFTYYGDHCRDSDYYDPDPKTSISQLGVYLDWSAGTLSFYKVIGDKLIHFHTFKTKFSEPLYLILQLKGDKNLIHLSL; this is encoded by the exons ATGGCCTCACCGATGATGGAAGTAGCAAGTCTGGGTCGACCTTTTACGTTGGGGATGCTTTACGATGCTCAGAAAGATAAACTCCTCCCAG GTATCACATTGTGGGATGAGACGACTCTTAAAGAGAAGATGATTCAGAATCCTCAGCATAGCAGTCAGTTTCAAATCGCTGCATCTGATTCTTTCAAAGAAAAGTCTTCTCTGCTGGATGTTGACGCCTCCCTGAAGGCCAGTTTCATGAGTGGACTGATTGAAGTTAACGGATCCGCAAAATATCTGAACGATGCGAAGAAGTCCCACCATCAGAGCCGAGTGACGTGTCAGTACAAAGCGACCACCGTCTTCAAACAGCTGACTGCTCTTGACTCCAAGAACATCCAGCAGATCGATGATTCTGTGAAGACGTTGGCCACTCACGTTGTCACCGGCATCCTTTATGGTGCAAACGCTTTCTTTGTGTTTGACAGCGAGAAGTTAGACAGCAGCAATGTTCAGAAGATCGAGGGCAGCATGCAGGCTGTGATCAATAAGATTCCCTCATTTAATGTTGAGGGCAAAGTTGACATCAAgctgagtgaagaagaaaaggaCACGGCCAATAAGTTTACCTGCAAATTCTACGGAGACTTCATTCTTGAAAGCAACCCTGCAAATTTTGAAGATGCCGTGAAGACCTACATAGAGCTGCCAAAGCTACTGGGAGACGACGGAGAAAACGGGGTTCCTCTGAAAGTCTGGATGATGCCGCTGAATAACTTTGATTCAAGCGCTGCGGAGGTGACGCCTGAGATCAGTCCTGGACTTACAGGAAGAGCTCAAGATCTTCTGGGAGGTTTTCAGGACCTGAAAATGAGATGCAACGATTGTCTGGAAGAAAACAATTATTTCCCACTGATTCATGAAAGGTTGAGTCATTTCCAAAATCTATGTGAAAAGTACATTGCTGGAGTCAAGGAGAAAATGGCAAAGAGTCTTCAGTCCCTCAAGGCAGGAGGCAAAGATGAGACAGGGTTCAAAGCTGCCTTTGATGGTGAAGAAACATCCCCATTCAGTTTGGAGAAATTAAAGAAATGGTTGGAAGATAAAGAGCGAGAAGTCAGCGTCATCACTTCCTGTGTGGAGATGACGGAGGGAGCAAAGATCGTCAGGAATCAGGCAGAGTTGGACAGGGAGCTTCTTGATCCAGACGTAGAAGATGTTCTGTGCTTTGTCTTCACCTCTGTGGAAACTACTGACCCCTATCTTCAGGAAATGTCTGATTACCTGGATCCGCTGCCCTCAACCGCTGCCAGGGACGGAAGTCCATCCACCAAGTGGTTCTTCTCAGCAGACGTGATAAacaaaatgagagaaaaagCCAAAGAGTTCGGTGAACTTCACAGAGCTCTGAAGAACAAGAGCAGATACAGATTCCTTATAGCAGTTATATCAAATGACAAATATGAAGGAGCAAGCATCTACCACTACAGGAACATCGTCCTACTCAGTGATGACTTCTCAAAGCCTGATgtcactgatgtggaaaacatAACCAACAAAAGAGATTTAATGTGGT ATGCCACTGATCTCTCCCTGGATCCAGACACGGCACATCCCAGAATCCTCCTGTCTGAAGGAGACAAGAAAGCGACACAAGGAGAAGAGCAGTCGTATCCCGACCTCCCTCAGAGATACGATCATTATGTTCAGGTTCTGGGCAGACAGGAGCTGACTGGTcgtcattactgggaggtggagtgGAGCGTTACTTATAAGAAGGGTGTAGATGTAGGTGTGACCTACGGTGGACCTCCATGTAAAGGAGGCAGTGTCATGTGCTGTGTAGGATACAATGACATGTCTTGGTCTTTTGGCCATAGGTTTGAACAAGGCTTCTTCACTTACTATGGTGATCACTGTAGAGACAGTGATTATTATGATCCTGATCCCAAAACTAGCATCAGCCAGCTGGGAGTGTACCTGGACTGGTCTGCAGggactctgtccttctacaaaGTCATTGGTGACAAACTGATTCACTTTCACACCTTCAAGACCAAATTCTCTGAGCCTCTTTATCTAATCCTTCAGTTAAAAGGTGACAAAAACTTAATTCACCTCTCTCTGTAA